The sequence CGTACTTTGCTGCCGGTGCAATCTGCTCGTTAAATAAAAATGTTAAACCTGTAACCAGAAAACTTAAACATACAGCTGTCGCCACCATGCGATAAACGCTAACCCCACAGCTACGCAAAGCCGTTAATTCGCTTTGACTAGAAAGACGGCTGTAAGTCATTAAAGTCGCTAACAGCGTAGACATCGGGAAAGCCAAAACTATAAATTCGGGGAAATTTAAAATAAAAACTCTAGCAGCTATCCCTACAGGTAAACCAGATTCAACAACTTTACGTACTAATTCAAAAACAGCACCGATTGAAACTCCCAGAGAAGAAAAAGCAGCAACACCAAACAAAAATGGCGGTATCATTTCCCTGGTTAAATAGCGATCCATTATTGTCATCAGCATTATCCAGTTATCAGTTAACAGTTAGCGGTTAGAGAGGGGGAAGAGGGAATGAGGGAGTGAGGGAGTGAGGGAGAGGGGGTAGAGGGGGGAGAGGGGGATAGGGGGATAGGGGGAGAGGGGGAGAATAAATAATTATTTCCAATGCCCAATGCCCAATGCCCAATGCCCAATTACCAATGCCCAATTCCCAATTTATTAGACTTGAAAATTTTCACCCAAATAATATTGCCTGACAAGGGGATTGTCGTAAAGTTCATCGGAGGAACCGGAGGCTAGTATTTGTCCTTCGCGCATGATGTAACCCCTATCGGTAATGTCAAGAGTTTCGCGAACATTGTGATCTGTGATCAAGATTCCCATGTTGCGATCGCGAAGTTGGGCGACAATTTCTTGAATTTCGGAAACTGCAATGGGATCGACTCCAGCAAAGGGTTCATCTAAAAATAAAAATTTGGGGCCTTCTCTTCCTGATGCTAAAGCTCTTGCTAATTCGGTTCTGCGTCTTTCTCCTCCGGAAAGCTGAATTCCTTTACTATCGGCGACTTTTTCTAAACTAAATTCTCGTAATAGCCTAATAACACGTATATCCCATTCCGGACGCGGTACCTTAGTTTGTTCGAGTACCAATAGAATATTTTCCCGCACGGTTAATTGACGAAAAACGCTTGCTTCTTGGGCTAAATAACCAATACCCAAACGCGCCCTGCCGTGCATGGGAATAGCTGTAACATCGCGTTTATCAAGCCAAACCGTTCCTCTATCGGGTTTTTCTAAACCGGTAGCAATATAAAAAGTCGTCGTTTTACCAGCACCATTTGGTCCTAATAAACCGACGATTTCGCCTTGAGCAACGGAAAGATTAACGCGATTTACAATTGTCCGCTTCCCGTAGGATTTGTGAATGTTCTCTAAAACAATTTTCACGATTTGCGCTCGTTATTTGTCTTTTCTAATTAGAACGTCTTAAGTTTGGTGTTGAAGGTGCCCTGTTAGGTGAAGCATTGGGAGCATCGTCCACAACATATACAGATTCTACCTGTCTGCCGCTTTTTGGTGTAGCAACAAATCGTCCTTCATCAATTAAATAAGTAACAGTTTCTCCCCGAATGCTGTTGGTGCCGCCTTGTAAAATATACACGCCACCACTAAGAATAATCCGACGCTCTCGATTAAAAAATTGTGCTTGAGCTGCGGTTGCTTTTATCTGGCGAGCGGGATACGAAAGCTGTACGTTACCCCTTGCGGTAACTACCTGAGTATTAGAATTATATTCCTGCACATCCGCACGAATACTCAAAGGACGATTATCCGCAGTTTGAGCTATAGCAGTTTGTAGCTGAGTAGGAAAAACTACCGCGCCACACAGTGCAACCGGTAACATTAAAGCGAAACCGAGACGACGCAATTGAAGTTTAGGTAAGCGGTAGTTGTACATAATAGCTGTGTAGGAGTGATAATAAGCAATAATTTTGGTTCGTACTTTAATTATCTCAAGTACTATATCAAAACGTTATATTTACCGATAGATGACTATTTGATTACAAATAATCTACACAATACCTGACGCTTCAATAACCGCCAAAGTTTCAACAGCGAACAGTGAACAGTCAACAGTCAACAGTGAACAGTGAACAGTTATCAGTGAACAGTGAGCAGTGAGCAGTGAACAGTTATCAGTTACCAGTAACAAGTTATCAATTACCAATTACCAATTACCAATTACCAATGCCCAATGCCCAATGCCCAATGCCCAATTACCAATCTTAATTACTCTTTAACTATCAAAATCCGGGGAAGGGGTAAAGTATCTGCTTCGAGTTGGGAAGAGTCAATTTGCTCTAGCTGATTTTTCTGTAGTGCTTTTAATAAAGCTATGCTTTGCTCTAATAATTCATCAACATCAACTTGACAATAAACTGAAGGATAGCGAGCAAGACGGTTGCTACCTTCACCTAGTAAAATTATTGCGCCTTTGAAATTGCCGTTACCCAAATGATAAAGCGCTACTGAAATTTGTAAAATTCCTTGATAAAAAGTTTTGTCTGGCTCTACGGCTTCCATCCATAAAGCTTCTAAGGTATCGTGACAGGCATAGAATTGACCTGTATTAAACAGTTCTATGCCTTGCCAAAATTCTTGGGGAATTGCTTGGCTCATAAAAGATGCATTAACCCATGCTATCTCTTACTTCTTTAATCGTATCCAAAGAGATATCCTGCTTGTCGCCAGCAAATTCATTATCGGGAGTTAAGAAAAGCATACAATGACATTCCTTACGCTCCCGCATTGGTACGCAGGGACAATTCCAAAAAGTTGCGCTAACTTCGGCTTCTTTGTCTTCATAATGACGGCAGGGACACAAAGGGGCACCTAAATCATCTTTATGCTTGGCAAGCCCTTCGATAACAACTGCTGTAACAGAGGGTTCGGAACAAAAGTAAGTTCCGGTACGCTTAGCATATTGTTCCGAAAAACGCCGCATTGCTTCTAAACTTTTATCTGTAGATGTAGTATTTTCTTCTGATGGAGATTTAGTATTTGCTTCTGATGAAATCATAAGGAAAGGCTTCTTTAATTTAATATGTATGCATTGTACCTCACCATCTGTGAGCTAATACTAGGGGAATTTACCCCAACTTATATTTACTATTAGTTAACAAAAATTTACGATTGCTATTCTATGCTTTGTGTAAGGCAATTATTCAATTTCATTTAAATTTGATTGATTGAAATTTTGAATATACCTGTTTGGAAATAATTATCAATTTAATGGTTGCTGAAGCAGAGCTTGTAAAGGTTGTTCGGAGTTAATGACAATACCTGGCACATCTCTATTGATGACAGCTTGGGGCTGCGATGATGAAATATTTTGCCATAGCATCCAGCGACTGCTGTAAGGAAGCGAAGAAAATGTCGTTGGATTTTGAGTTAACCAAATCAAAGGTTTATCTGTAGGCTGCGGTTTAATGACTTCATCTTGGGGATTAATTGCTGCTAAGGCTTCGAGAACATCTCTTTTTCTGCTAATTATACCTGTGGAAGCCGTCCATAGCTGTACCTGCATTAGTTGCTTTTGTGCATAGAAATACATTGAAGCTGCGGCAATTACTGCTTCCTCAAAATTGTTTTCTTCCCACTCACCATTATCTATAGCAATAATAATTTCCTGTCCGCTTGTGAGCATTTCTAATTCGCGTACTCGTAAATCCCCGTAACGGGCGCTGCTTCGCCAATGAATTAATCGTAAAGGATCTCCTATGCGATAGGGACGTAAAGAGCGGGTTAATCCTTCACTAGCTGTTTGCAGAGGGTTGCCGCGAGGTTGTCCTCTGCTGCTATCTTCCTTACCCATGTCATCAACTAAAGGGCAACATTTGAGCGGTAAAACTTTCGGGTAGACAATTGCGATCGCGTCTAATTGACGTTGGCGGCGGCTCCAAAATAACCCAAGAGGCGCGGCGGTTGCTAATTCTACATTCTGCCAGCGGTAAATACCCCGACGTTCGGTAGGCTGATAATATACCCAGCTATAGGTAGTTTTCGGCGAGATAGTTTCAATTGGGTGTAGCTGTGGTTTATCTAAAACGAAAGGTAATTTATCTTCTATTTGCAATAAAGAAACCGGCTTCTTGGTTTGATTCAAAATTTCTAATTCAACAGTTAAATCATCTCCAGCAGTAACTGGTTGAATCATTTTTCGCTGAAGCTGCAAGCCTTTCAAAGATTTCGGTGATAAAAAAGCAGTATAGCCGAGTAAAGCAAAACTCAACCCGCTGATAGCATACAGCCAGCCAGCCATGGTATTCATAGCTGCCCCGAAAAAACAAATCGAAATTCCCGCTAATACCAAACCACCATATGCAGGGGCACAAAAACGAGATTCCAACCAATAACCAATGCGGCGAATCATATTTATGAGATGCGTGTATTCAAATTCACCCCGGTTTTAACATTTTTTCTTTGCGGATGGCGAGTGAGATTTAATTATTTCAGATATTTGATTTTGTTTACTTGAGATTTTTAACTTTAAATAAAAATACTGATTACTTTGCCCAAATCATATGTTGTATTTGTATTTGTATTAGTGCAGTCAAGGAGTTTAATATCTATTTAACAAAATATGTAGAGACATTTATAATTTTTCAAAACCGAATTATTTTTCTATTTAATGTTTGTTAATCAACCAAGTTTTATCTAGATAAAGCATTATTATCGGAGTATCGTAACAACAGGTAAAAATTATGGGATTCGATCTAGTTCGCTTTCTTTGCGCTCTGTTATTGCCCCCCGTAGGAGTATTTTTACAAGTTGGATTTGGCTTCCATTTTTGGCTAAATATTGTTTTGACTTTATGTGGTTTTGTTCCCGGTATCGCACATGCATTTTGGGTGATTTATACTAAGTAAGCTTCTTAACAATTAGGTAGACAGATATTCTACCTATTTGTTTTAAGTTTATATAAACTAAATTTTTCGCATAAAAATACTAGATAAAGTTTTGACACTAAATAAGCAAACTGTAGCTTTTCTATACGTCGAATAATTCAAACAGCTTTATATTAAAAAGGCAACAAATATAGGTAAACTAAGGATAATATTTAATGGAAATCATAAGTTTAGATAATGCAATTTGGCTGTTACCAGTTTCGGTAGTTAGCATAACAATATTTTTTTCATTACGCTTACTCGTGCAATTAATTAACCAAGTCTTGCTACTTAATATCGAATCAGATGAATTTGGACTTTAATCATTTTTATTCATAGATAAGCATCTAAAATAAGTATTTACTTCCTTAACCATTGATACCAATCATCTAAACCTTCTCCAGAAAGCGCAGAAACTTGAAAAATCTCTATATTAGGATTAACTTCTCGTGCGTATTCGATACATTTTTCTACATCAAACTGCACGTAAGGTAATAAATCAGTTTTCGTAATTATCATTACGTCACTAGCGCGGAAAATATGAGGATATTTGATTGGTTTATCTTCTCCTTCGGTAATCGAAAGAATAGCAACTTTTGCTTTTTCTCCTAAATCAAATAAAGCCGGACAAACTAAATTTCCTACATTTTCAATCATTACCACCGAATCAAGACTGGGATTAAGCTGCTGCAATCCTTTTTCCACCATCAAAGCATCGAGATGACAGCCAGTTCCAGTATTAATTTGTACAACTTTACAGCCAGTCTCTTCGATTTTTTTGGCATCGTTGATTGTTTCTTGGTCGCCTTCAATTACACTGATAGTTAATCTATCTTTTAAATCGTTAATAGTACGAGTTAATAAAGTTGTTTTTCCCGAGCCAGGGGAACTCATTAAATTCAACGCCAAAATATTTCTACCTTTAAACCATCCCCGATTTTGGGCTGCGATTAAATCATTTTTAGCTAAAATATTTTGCTCTAAAGATATGGTTGTATTATGAATTTTGGCGTGAATTTCAGATGCATTATTTACTGTATCGTGGTTGTGTGAGTGAGAGATTACCGTACCATCAGCTAAAGTATGAGTGTGATGATGGTTGTCATCATGAGGTATTGCCAAAACTTCACCAGTTTGAGGATTAGTAATTTTTCCGCTATTATCCGAACAACCGCAGGTTACACACATAATTCTTCGACTTCTATTTCCTTAATTTTCAATTCTTCTCCAGCAATCAAGTCTAGTTGCTGACTGCCACAATTACATTTTCCAAAAGGCTTTTCTAAAGGAATTTGAGTACCGCATTGACGACAAACAGCTAAACCAGGAATTTCAACAATTTCTAATTTTGCCTTTTCTAAAACCGTTCCTTGAGAACAAATATCAAAACAAAACCGTACTGCATCTGGCATAATTGCCGATAGCTTACCAATTTCTAATAAAACTCGCTGGACTTTTTTCCCTTCAGCGCGATCGCAAACAATTGATACTATATTTTGAGTAATTCCAAGTTCGTGCATTTTCAGTGAACAGTTAACAGTTAGCAGTTAGCAGTGAGCAGTGAACAGTTATCAGTTAAGTAGGAGGGGGAGATGAGCCACTGCGTTGCCGAGATTTCCTCGGTTGTAGCAAGTGGCGTGGGGAAGAGGGGGAAGAAAACAACTACCAATCACCAATTACCAATTACCAATTACCAATTACCAATCACCAATTACCAATTACCAATTACCAATTACCAATTACCTATTACCAATTACCAATGCCCAATTCCCATTTTTTAACAAATTCTTGGTAATTGTTCGCCGACTAACATATCAATAATTCTTTTGGCTCCGAAGCTGGTTTTCAAAGATACTATTCCTTGGGGTGAGGCAGTTGCTTTGCCGATAATTGCAGCATTTTTTCCTGCTGGATGGGATTTCATTGCTAATAATACTTTGTCGGCATTTTCGCTTGCTACAGCTACTATTAATTTACCTTCGTTTGCTAAATAGAAAGGTTCTAATCCTAATATTTCACAAACTCCTTTGACTTCTTCACGAATGGGAATAGATTGTTCTTCAAGGCAAATTCCGACGTTTGAAGTTAAAGCAAATTCGTTTAAAACTGTTGCTAAACCACCTCTAGTTGCATCTCGCATTGCATGAATTTCGGGACAAACATCGAGTATTGTTGCAACTAAATCGTGTAATGGCTGACAATCGCTTTTAATATCGGACTCTAACGCTAATTCCCCGCGAGCAATTAAAATTGCTGTACCATGATTTCCAATTTCACCATTAATAATTATCGCATCTCCAGGTTTTATATTGCTAGCAGATATACAAATATGAGGAGGAATTACACCAATCCCAGTAGTATTTATAAACAGTTTATCCGCAGCACCTCTGGGAACAACTTTTGTATCTCCAGTGACAATTTGTACGTTTGCTTCTTGTGCTGCTGCTTGCATACTTTGAGCAACTTGACGTAATGTTTCTAAAGATAATCCTTCTTCTAAAATTACGCTACAGGTTAAATATAAAGGTTTTGCACCACCCACAGCTAAATCATTGACGGTACCATTAATAGCTAATTCTCCAATGTTGCCGCCAGGGAAAAATAAGGGTTCAACAACATAAGAATCAGTTGTAAAAGCCAGTTTATCTCCTAACTGCATCAAGTCTGATAAATCGAATTTTGCTTGGTCTTCTAATTGGGATAAATTAGGATTATTTGGATTACTAAAATTTGTCACAAAGATATCATCAATTAAATCCCGCATGGCTTTTCCGCCACTACCATGAGCAAGATTAATATGAGTATCTGTTACTTTGGCTTTTCGCTGGCGTTTTTTTTCAAGATTTTTAAAAAATTGATTTTGTGAGGGGATTGGCATTTTTTATATTCAATAAATTAAAAATATTGATTTTACAAAAGTGTCGATATGATTTTCAACATAGGGAGACGTTGCACTGCAACGTCTTTACATCAGTAATCAGTTATTTATTAAACGCCTTTTTCTTTGTGTCTACCTTTATGTTTATCGGAATGTAGTGTACCTCCAACAGACCAATTATTGCGTTCAAATTCATCGATATGAATGGTTACCCATTCGGGTTTTGTACCCATTGTAGAAACCATTGCATCGGTAATAGCTTTGGCTAGCTCTCGCTTTTTTTCTATGGAGTGTCCTTTCGCAATTTGAATAGTAATGAATGGCATAAGAATAAGGTTAAAGGTTAAAGGTTAGAGGTTAGAGGTTAAAGGTAGATATATGGAAATTTGATGACTGTTCACTGCTCACTGTTAACTGTTAACTGATTTTTCCCGTATTTATAGTAGGCTGCACAAGCACCTTCAGATGAAACCATGCAGGAACCGATTGGTTTTTCTGGGGTACAAGCTGTACCGAATACTTTACATTGCCAAGGTTTTAAAACTCCTTTAAGAATTTCTCCACATTGACAGGCTTTATGGTCAGGTATTTTTAAATTAGGAATGGTAAATTTAGTTTCAGCGTCAAATTTTGCATATTCGGAATTAATTTTTAATCCTGAGTATGGTATTTCATCTAAACCTCTCCACGCAAAGGTTTTTCTGACTCCAAATACTTGATTTATAGCTTTGATTGCTTGTTGATTTCCTTCTTTTTCTACTAAACGGCTATATTGATTTTCTACTTCGCAGCGATTTTCTACAAGCTGCCATAATAGCATCCAAATTGATTGCAAAATATCTAATGGTTCAAAACCAGAAATAACGATTGGTTTTTTATATTCTTGGGAAATAAATTCATATGGATTTGACCCGATTACCATACTGACATGACCGGGACCAACAAAACCATCTAACTGCAAATCGGGATTATCTAATAATGCTTTGAGTGCAGGAATCACTAAGACGTGATTGCAAAACATACTAAAATTATTTATATTTTCCGCTGCTGCTTGTAGGATTGTAAATGCCGTACTTGGTGCGGTAGTTTCAAAACCAATAGCGAAAAATACAACTTCTTTTTCGGGGTTGTTTTTAGCAATGTCCAAACAATCTAATGGTGAATAAACCATACGAATATCCGCACCACTAGCTCTTGCTTGCAGCAAGCTAATTTTTGAGCCAGGTACCCGCATCGTGTCACCAAAAGTTGTTAAAATAACGTTTGGATTTTGAGCAATATAAATAGCATCATCTATTCTACCTTTTGGCATTACGCATACTGGACAACCGGGACCATGAATTAATTCAACTGAAGATGGTAGAAACTCTTCTATACCGTATTTAAATATTGAATGCGTATGTCCCCCGCAAACTTCCATAATTTTAACGGGTTTTTTAAGCAAGCTTCCTAACTTTTGAATTTGCCATTCTAAGGCTTCGGCTTTGTAAGTATCTCGAAATTCATCGACGTATTTCATATGAAGGAAGGGGGGAGAGGGGGAAGAGGGGGAAGAGTTAGTAATTTCTTATTCGCTGTTCGCTACTTATAACTCCTAACCACTAACAACTAACAACTAACCAAATTTAATAATCAACCATTAATTCAGCCATTTCTTGCAGCAATTGCAGTGTTTCTGCTGCATCTTTTTCGTTAATTCTGTTCATTGCAAAACCGACATGAACTAATACCCAATCACCAATACATGATTCGGGTGGATGTTGTTCGTCTACAATACAAGCAATGTTAACTTGACGTTTAACTCCGCTTACGTCAACTGTTGCTAGTTTGTTTTTGATATCGGTTATTTCTATTATTTTACCGGGTATTCCTAGACACATTTTTTAATAGGTAATTGGTAATTGGGAATGGGGCATTGGGAATGGGGCATGGGGGATTGGGCATTGGGTATTGAGCGTTGGTAATTGGTGATAATTATGTATTCTTCTCCCCCTCTCCCCCCTCTTCCCCTTCTACCCCCTCTCTCTTTTCAAATTTTTTGCTGCTGCAATTACAGCTTGCCCGAGAGATAAACCACCATCATTGCAGGATACTAGGCTGTGGGTAAGTACATTAATTCCTAATGCTTGTAAGCGCTTTGTTACTTGCTTTAATAAAATACGATTTTGAAATACTCCTCCGGTGAGTGCTACGTGGTTTATTGAGTATTTTTTACTGAGAGTATTAACTGTTGCCACGATGGCGATCGCTAATCCTAAGTGAAATTTCGCAGCGATAATTTTTGTAGAAGTTTTCTGCTGTATATCGCTAAGGAGTGCTTTCCACATGGGATATGGATCTATATAATAAATGTTATCTAAAAAGTTAAGTTTGAAAGGATAAGTTAGCGTTTCTTTACGTTGATTTAATAGTTTTTCATCTATTAAAGCTTCCATTTCAATTGCTGCTTGTCCTTCGTAGCTACATTCTTCTCGACAAATTCCGATGGCTGCTGCTACTGCATCAAATAATCTACCTGTAGATGATGTTAAAGGTGTATTTAATAAACTTTTTTTTAAATTATTGATGGTTGTTAAGGGTTTTTGCTCTAAGTATTTAAAAATTTCTAAATTACCGTAACATTGCTTAATTTCTGACCAATCAAATGCTGATATCAGTTGAGCATAGGTATTACGCCAAGGTTGATAAATTGCTTTTTCTCCACCGATTAATGGAAAAGGTTTTAAGGTGGCTAATCTAGTAAAATTATCATAATCAGCTAATAAAAGTTCTCCTCCCCATAAAGTATTATCTTCACTGTAGCCCAAACCGTCTAAAGCAATACCTAAAACTGGTGGAGAATCTAATGGTAGTTTGTTTTCTACCATACAGGCAGCTATATGGGCATGATGATGTTGAATTTGATATAAATCAACTTGATTTGCAACTGCTAATTCTTTACCGAGTTTCGTTGATAAATATTCCGGATGCTTATCTACGGCTACAGCTTCCGGTTGATGCTCAAACAAGTTTAAATATAGATTGAGAGTATCCTGATAGCTTTGAAAAACCGCTGCATTTTCTAAATCCCCTAAGTGCTGAGATAAAATTGCTTTTCCATCTCGCAACAAACAAAAGGTATTTTTTAATTCGCTACCCATTGCTAGAATTTGCGGTGTATTTTCAAAACCTAACGGTAAATTTATCGGTGCTGGTGCATACCCTCTAGCACGACGAATAATTTGGACTTTATCTTCTACAACTCTTACTACCGAATCATCAACACGGTTAACAATATCTCTATTATGAAAAAGAAAATAATCAGCTATTTTGCTTAATTTATCTCGCGCTTC comes from Rivularia sp. PCC 7116 and encodes:
- the hypE gene encoding hydrogenase expression/formation protein HypE translates to MPIPSQNQFFKNLEKKRQRKAKVTDTHINLAHGSGGKAMRDLIDDIFVTNFSNPNNPNLSQLEDQAKFDLSDLMQLGDKLAFTTDSYVVEPLFFPGGNIGELAINGTVNDLAVGGAKPLYLTCSVILEEGLSLETLRQVAQSMQAAAQEANVQIVTGDTKVVPRGAADKLFINTTGIGVIPPHICISASNIKPGDAIIINGEIGNHGTAILIARGELALESDIKSDCQPLHDLVATILDVCPEIHAMRDATRGGLATVLNEFALTSNVGICLEEQSIPIREEVKGVCEILGLEPFYLANEGKLIVAVASENADKVLLAMKSHPAGKNAAIIGKATASPQGIVSLKTSFGAKRIIDMLVGEQLPRIC
- a CDS encoding 4-oxalocrotonate tautomerase family protein, which gives rise to MPFITIQIAKGHSIEKKRELAKAITDAMVSTMGTKPEWVTIHIDEFERNNWSVGGTLHSDKHKGRHKEKGV
- the hypA gene encoding hydrogenase maturation nickel metallochaperone HypA, which gives rise to MHELGITQNIVSIVCDRAEGKKVQRVLLEIGKLSAIMPDAVRFCFDICSQGTVLEKAKLEIVEIPGLAVCRQCGTQIPLEKPFGKCNCGSQQLDLIAGEELKIKEIEVEELCV
- the hypF gene encoding carbamoyltransferase HypF; the protein is MHIEEIRISGTVQGVGFRPTVYRIAKELNLKGDVCNDGEGVLIRVCGSQESIEEFIKRIQQESPPLANIDRLKIIPFQQDLVFNDFVISDSNNTAIKTQIAPDAATCEDCKQEIFDPLSRYYRYPFTNCTHCGPRLSIINAIPYDRYNTSMGMFAMCPECREEYADIENRRFHAQPVACYTCGPHAWLERADGKPVTAAMFSMLDDVDAVCTLLQKGEIVAIKGLGGIHLACDATNNVAVEKLRQRKQRYYKPFALMARDIQVIEKYCKPTTTEKELLESAIAPIVLIKISENSPNLPLSPLIAPAQNTLGFMLPYTPLHHLILRRMNRPIVLTSGNISDEPQCINNQEARDKLSKIADYFLFHNRDIVNRVDDSVVRVVEDKVQIIRRARGYAPAPINLPLGFENTPQILAMGSELKNTFCLLRDGKAILSQHLGDLENAAVFQSYQDTLNLYLNLFEHQPEAVAVDKHPEYLSTKLGKELAVANQVDLYQIQHHHAHIAACMVENKLPLDSPPVLGIALDGLGYSEDNTLWGGELLLADYDNFTRLATLKPFPLIGGEKAIYQPWRNTYAQLISAFDWSEIKQCYGNLEIFKYLEQKPLTTINNLKKSLLNTPLTSSTGRLFDAVAAAIGICREECSYEGQAAIEMEALIDEKLLNQRKETLTYPFKLNFLDNIYYIDPYPMWKALLSDIQQKTSTKIIAAKFHLGLAIAIVATVNTLSKKYSINHVALTGGVFQNRILLKQVTKRLQALGINVLTHSLVSCNDGGLSLGQAVIAAAKNLKRERG
- a CDS encoding HypC/HybG/HupF family hydrogenase formation chaperone is translated as MCLGIPGKIIEITDIKNKLATVDVSGVKRQVNIACIVDEQHPPESCIGDWVLVHVGFAMNRINEKDAAETLQLLQEMAELMVDY
- a CDS encoding DUF58 domain-containing protein, coding for MNMIRRIGYWLESRFCAPAYGGLVLAGISICFFGAAMNTMAGWLYAISGLSFALLGYTAFLSPKSLKGLQLQRKMIQPVTAGDDLTVELEILNQTKKPVSLLQIEDKLPFVLDKPQLHPIETISPKTTYSWVYYQPTERRGIYRWQNVELATAAPLGLFWSRRQRQLDAIAIVYPKVLPLKCCPLVDDMGKEDSSRGQPRGNPLQTASEGLTRSLRPYRIGDPLRLIHWRSSARYGDLRVRELEMLTSGQEIIIAIDNGEWEENNFEEAVIAAASMYFYAQKQLMQVQLWTASTGIISRKRDVLEALAAINPQDEVIKPQPTDKPLIWLTQNPTTFSSLPYSSRWMLWQNISSSQPQAVINRDVPGIVINSEQPLQALLQQPLN
- a CDS encoding DUF309 domain-containing protein, with the translated sequence MSQAIPQEFWQGIELFNTGQFYACHDTLEALWMEAVEPDKTFYQGILQISVALYHLGNGNFKGAIILLGEGSNRLARYPSVYCQVDVDELLEQSIALLKALQKNQLEQIDSSQLEADTLPLPRILIVKE
- a CDS encoding YqaE/Pmp3 family membrane protein; translated protein: MGFDLVRFLCALLLPPVGVFLQVGFGFHFWLNIVLTLCGFVPGIAHAFWVIYTK
- the hypD gene encoding hydrogenase formation protein HypD, giving the protein MKYVDEFRDTYKAEALEWQIQKLGSLLKKPVKIMEVCGGHTHSIFKYGIEEFLPSSVELIHGPGCPVCVMPKGRIDDAIYIAQNPNVILTTFGDTMRVPGSKISLLQARASGADIRMVYSPLDCLDIAKNNPEKEVVFFAIGFETTAPSTAFTILQAAAENINNFSMFCNHVLVIPALKALLDNPDLQLDGFVGPGHVSMVIGSNPYEFISQEYKKPIVISGFEPLDILQSIWMLLWQLVENRCEVENQYSRLVEKEGNQQAIKAINQVFGVRKTFAWRGLDEIPYSGLKINSEYAKFDAETKFTIPNLKIPDHKACQCGEILKGVLKPWQCKVFGTACTPEKPIGSCMVSSEGACAAYYKYGKNQLTVNSEQ
- a CDS encoding ferredoxin thioredoxin reductase catalytic beta subunit; its protein translation is MISSEANTKSPSEENTTSTDKSLEAMRRFSEQYAKRTGTYFCSEPSVTAVVIEGLAKHKDDLGAPLCPCRHYEDKEAEVSATFWNCPCVPMRERKECHCMLFLTPDNEFAGDKQDISLDTIKEVRDSMG
- the lptB gene encoding LPS export ABC transporter ATP-binding protein, which encodes MKIVLENIHKSYGKRTIVNRVNLSVAQGEIVGLLGPNGAGKTTTFYIATGLEKPDRGTVWLDKRDVTAIPMHGRARLGIGYLAQEASVFRQLTVRENILLVLEQTKVPRPEWDIRVIRLLREFSLEKVADSKGIQLSGGERRRTELARALASGREGPKFLFLDEPFAGVDPIAVSEIQEIVAQLRDRNMGILITDHNVRETLDITDRGYIMREGQILASGSSDELYDNPLVRQYYLGENFQV
- the hypB gene encoding hydrogenase nickel incorporation protein HypB — protein: MCVTCGCSDNSGKITNPQTGEVLAIPHDDNHHHTHTLADGTVISHSHNHDTVNNASEIHAKIHNTTISLEQNILAKNDLIAAQNRGWFKGRNILALNLMSSPGSGKTTLLTRTINDLKDRLTISVIEGDQETINDAKKIEETGCKVVQINTGTGCHLDALMVEKGLQQLNPSLDSVVMIENVGNLVCPALFDLGEKAKVAILSITEGEDKPIKYPHIFRASDVMIITKTDLLPYVQFDVEKCIEYAREVNPNIEIFQVSALSGEGLDDWYQWLRK
- a CDS encoding LptA/OstA family protein is translated as MYNYRLPKLQLRRLGFALMLPVALCGAVVFPTQLQTAIAQTADNRPLSIRADVQEYNSNTQVVTARGNVQLSYPARQIKATAAQAQFFNRERRIILSGGVYILQGGTNSIRGETVTYLIDEGRFVATPKSGRQVESVYVVDDAPNASPNRAPSTPNLRRSN